tgtgtgtgtgtgtgtgtgtgagcctgtgtgtcagtgagtgtgaTGAACGAGGTGGTCACAGATAGCTCAGTGGTTAAGCCCCCCTCcctacaccaccaccaccaccaccaccacttgAAACACATATGCTTCCACTGGCATTGAATCAAATCATGctttctctatctctgtcttctCCGGTACGTTCCCTCTGTctgaacataaagaatgaaaacagtaaagGTGAGTGCGCAGCCCCACTCTCCCTTTAACAGACTGCGAGGGGAGGTGAGATTAATGGGGGCTAACACAAGATTGCAGGGAGATCAGCAGAGTCGTGGGGAGCCTGAGAATTAAGAGTGACTCAATGAAGCCTGGCCCTGGATTTTCTACTAATCTACTGAAGCTCTAGCTCCTCTGGCACAGATCTGTGTGTTTAAACTGCACTGTATGTGACGGCAGTAggaatctttttttattctactACTCTCAGATGTGAGACTGAAAGATCAAAGTCTTAAGCTTTTTATCAATCAATGATATGTGGCTGCCTATCATGAGGAAGTCCAGACAAGAAGTTTGTGTTGTTCAGtagttttaaatataaaattcataatagaaatgtgtgtgtctaATGAGTATCGCACTGTCTTGGAGGTTTTTAATATAATTGCAACTATAGCAACATAAGCTCCGTATTTCCCCGCATATACAGTGGCAACAGTAAGCATAGCAACAGTTGCTAGGGAGAGACAGGGCAGATCCCTAAAGAGCTGATGTGCTCGTTTGGTAAATCAACCATATAAAAGGAAAATTCCCTCAGGACTTTATATTTCACAGAGTGACAATACTAAAACAATACTGGCCAAGGAAACGTGTCAACTGTAAACTGAGGTTagctcattttaaaaatgggCTTATCAGCGACGTCTAACGTAAAGTGGATCAACGCGGATCTCCATGGAAACgagtcattaaaacaaaacaaaaaaaaaacactggatgtGAACCCTATTCAACTCCCCAATAATAGCCTGCAACCGATTTCATCTTTCACATGGATCTGTCTAAAGAGCGAGTCTGATGCTTTACATTAGTGTTAAATAGGTTAATATctcatatttatataattaattatcaaaaggAATCATCATATGTATTTATCTGGCACCAACGtctgtactttttatttttttaaaaagtaaccAGAATCAAGACTTTTacaattgttatttttatacaaaaacTGGTCCGATGTtattttaaacaattaaaaatattaatttctaaGATGTAAAGCtactgttttcttttaagaCTTTGCAGTTGCTGAACGCATCAAAATGACACTGAAGATAAATAATTAAAGCTAATAGAATAATCCtaattaattgttaaatagCACATTCTGCCATTATGCTTTTTTGTCTTTAGCTACTGttcttgtcttctttctttattatgtCAATTTCTTCAGCTTAAAACTAATGTTGGGATAAATAGAAGTAaatttttagttaaaaaaaaaaaacctccttaaCTGCACAAGTCTGAGGTTGTAATAATACTTTGGCTTTGTGGCTGAAGAGTAGCAGGACACCACACACAGCTGGTACACCTGACAGTGGATACAGGTGTATCACCTTTCTACAGACTTGCTTTCTCTGGGATTATTTCACACCTATACTTACAGTATCTAAGCACTACCCGTGCCCCACCACACTAGCGAGCTGCCATCTGCTGTGTTGTAATTACATCCCAGACAGGATGCTAAAAGCctcagaaatgttgaatatggTAAGCTTGAGAAGGAAACGTACAAGGAGTTAGAAATTAAACTATACGCACAGCATTTTACCATATAGTTTCATTAAAGCAGCATCCAATATCCCTCTTAAGTAATACAGCTTTTCCAACACTCTAAAACCTCTTCGTTTGCCACCTGCAGTTGTCCCCCTGCAGCTGTGGGAAAAGTGCTTCATCTGAGCCGGGGAGCCCATGGAACAAAGGCTCGGTGTCCTGCCTTCAAGCTATCTCCAGTGAAACCCCGAGCATGATTGCAGAGCTGGCAGTGACTTCAAAGATTCCCCACAGAGGAAAGGCCCCCACGGCATCCAGATGTAAGTTTTCTAGGATACATTTTGCTCTGCAGGTTATAGCAGGATGCAACTGGCCAGTGTTTTTACCACTacctggtgtttttttttttaatccatctATTTTTTAAGCTTCCTACATCATAATATTAACTGTTATTCGATatctgctgtgttgttattgCAAGTCAATATGTTTGATTTCATTTGGAACACAGCTTCTCTGCATCGCCTTCACAAAGGGCAATAAAGTACAGTCTTACACCAGGCACAGGTTCGAGCATGTGGAAAGGAGAGTATTAAATGGATCCACCCATGGAGAAGCAAGCAAACAAACGCAAAGCCAAGATATCCTGAGGAGCAAGAACAAGACGAGACACCttttcaacaaaacaaacactgaggagaTCATAGACTCTGAATATCCCTCCGGTACTGAAACTTTGGACAACTTCCTGGGAGATACCACTGCTGTCCCACATCTTCCCAGACTTGTTACACTGTCCGGTAAATCTTAAAAGGAGGAGCTGGATGACAACTTATTAGCCTTCTGGCAGAGCACATATAGAGGGATTATATCACTGTTGAGACGACAGCTTCTCAGTCAAACTGTTCCTCCAGCCACTCTCACAGCCAACATAGCCTGCAGTCTTTCAATTCACAGTTATGTACATCAAGAAGTTCAGGTAGAGCACCTGCTAGTAGTGATGGATACAGTCTCACTCGTGTACCGGAGCAAACGAGGCAATCTCAAATGGCACCACTGCCACCTATCTCTGACAGAGTCAGCAGGGGCTCTGCGGCTGGCACTCAGCAGACAGACCGACATCTCTCTGAGCTTCAAAGCAGCTGGCAAACATCCCAGACAAGCCATGCTCCTCCACCCAGGCAATCTACTCTGGTCAACTGTGAAGAGGAAGCAGAAGCTATTCAGGGAGGAACCAGTTCTAACGAGGCCTCGAGTCCGAGGACATCTGGACAGCTAGATAATCTGAATGTGGTGATGATGACTCATGATGAAGAGCTAGCACACAAGCAAGAGGGAGGGGCTACTGCTGCCCAGGATGCTCAGTCAGTAGAAGAGATTGTATGCAGACCCAAACAAAGGATATCTATATGATGAatagatataataatatataataatgtactGAATAGCTATGACTTATTTTATGATAGTAATATGATCATAATAATCTTAATTTGTATAAGAATTAATGAAATAGTATGCAAATTAACTGATTGAATTAAAAGtttcaaatattaataaaagGTTTGGGTTGTTATGAGGTTGTATTATGTGACATTAATGTGTGATGTGGATTGACTCAACCTGGAGCATACAAAGAGAATAACTCAAAATTATCTCTGTAGCTGTCACTATTAGCACTTGGGTATTTGGAGGTACTTTATACCTGCACCCAGGGTGTTGCAGTGTATGCATTGTGAGGCCACCGAGGCACCCTCAGAGGCTTCTGTTGAATTATTGCCACTATAAATAGATTGATATTTATCAGCAAATGctttgatatgatttatttcaaaattgTCCCATATTAGAAAACACATGGAGTTCAGATACAGCAGCCCCTTCAAGTACCGCTTTGTTCATTGGACAACATGCACAGTATATGAGCATGGCAGGAGCCAATCAGCTTCTTTGAGTGGTTAATTGATATATTGGCTTGTCAACTTTGTCTGCTAGTTCACTCCAGAGAGTTTAATGGATATGTCTGTGATAAAAGTGTCTTTCTGGCTGTATATGAGGTTATGCCTTCATTGTAAATATAGGATTAGTGAGTGTTTTAATATGTGTAACTTGACTTGCTAAATGGCAATATATGACTTAGCAAATTTCCTGTAGTTGATTCTTTTAACTGCTATTTCTCATATTTGGAAAATATTAGTTTCATTGTAACTGTGCATTAACATGTATTGCAatctttaattaattattgaatCTTTATGTACTCAGTTCTCGTTTGAGTATAAGTATTGATACCCTGTGGACAACGTTTTATAGAACTTTCAGTGCAGCTAATTTACTGTGTAATTTACTAGTGTTCTGTTATACAGTATTATAGTTCATTATTGTAATATTCTTgcaaatattaatgtttttgcaaaatgtcagtTGCTGTAATAAGGCTGTGAGAGATCTAGAAAATAATGTATACAGACAGGTCAACGTTTTCAGTGTATTGTCAcaatttcaaaaatatgttttttgctATAAAGACTGTACAATTAAAATAACCTTGACATATTTCAGTCACAAATAATTATATGATAGAATTTAACTACTTTAGGAACCGTAGTGATTTATTCTTTTGGCACTATTTCATCACATATTCAACACACATCTAACCAAAGTGCATAGTTCATGTTCAGCATCAACATgtaaaaccaggaaacaaactTAACAGTAACAGCATAAAGCAGTATTCAGTGGATGAGTGTTATCAAAATTCAAGTTGATGTTAGAGGGCAACTGGTTCCGACAATGTGCATCAATGTCACATGAGCCAAATCGCTGATGCTCCTCCTTGAGATTCCTGTGATGTGGCTCAGTTCTCTCACTACCTGCAATGTATGAAAAgacagaacaacaaaaacagtttgtatGGTTTATGCACCATACAATGCATCTgtgattgattaattaactgATGTCAGAACAAATGCTACTGTGAATgtattaaaatacagttttaatactttaaaatcACAAGTATTTCACCTGTTCCCATTTCCTGACATAGAGGATGAAGGTAGCCACCGCGATGACACCGACACCAAGAAGCATGCAGTCTTCAGTCACTGTCACaaacttctctctgtttttttagaGAAGGTTAATGCAGTCTTAATAACCTTACCCACCAAGAGTATTAGGTTCAATTCACTCATAAGGTATATGTGTTGCAAGGGGCCAAGCCATCAGAAACATGACAGCACGAGACAAAATttgaaaccaaaacaacatgGACAGTTCTCAGCTGTTTGTCGTCCACTCAACTGCAAAACAAGCAACTTGTCCACTCTACCATGACTGTAGCTACCTGTCCCAAAACATCATGAAACATCAAGGAAAATGTGATACCTTTGTTCCCTGGGTGGGCTAAGACACTGAGTTGTAATCATTAACAAGGAGTCATAAATAGCAGTCCTCCGCAGGCTGATGAACTGGAGAACATGATGGCACAGGTGATACAGGTGTTCCACAGGGACAGACGGATCATTGTGTCCTATAAAAATAATAGTCACCACCGTCAAAGTCAGTACAGCTGTTCATAGAAATGATTATTGTCACATGACCctgtttaattaattttttacaaattattttaacaCTCTTTACATAAGTTGGTCTGTGTTTACACATGAAATCTTACCAAGCACCTCCAGAAGTATCTCCACATACATAAGAGGGTTAGTAGCATTAAGTCTGAATCCAAGCCCTTTCAAGACCATCAGCTCTGATTCCATGACAGTCTGCTTGGAAACACTGTGGCCGATCGAATGCAGAAAGCGCACAGCTGCATTGTTGTTGATCATCTATAAATCATCAGAGATCctcttatttttcatttacagGGTGCTGAAATGTATTAATCAAGCGCATCAAAGAACTTACATGACTGTGCAGAGACAGTTTGCTTGCAAGTTGGACGCAGGAAAAGACGATGAGGGGGAATTTCTCCTTGAGCTTGTCAAAAACAGCATCGTCATAACTTCTTGGTTCCTCAGCAGCTGCACCTTGAGGTATGGGTGTGGTGAACAAATCTGTAAGGTGCTTGACCATGAACCTGGGGAGGGGGgacaaaaatattcacatgaaGACCTAGCTAAATGATTACAGTGGGCGAGGAAATTCTATTGTGCTGCTCCTTCTCACCTTTGAAGTAATTCAATAGCATGGTACCCGACCAGCGGATCAAGGCTCAGTTCTTTAGTTATAAGGAAGGTGAACTCTAAGCGACATCAGAGAAGGATGCAGGGCGTCAACAaaagcagacacaaaacaggaaaatcaTTTTCTGAGTGGAAGCGTACAGTACAGCATGTTGGGACAGAGCTGACGGATTAGACTCAAAGCATATCTGCAAAATGGAATCTGTAAAGCAATATCATGCATGCAGTAACACGGAGGCAGTAAATGTGTCTAGGCAATCTTATGTATCGTGACGCAGGCAGAGATCTCACGCAGTTCAGTGAAACGGAATCAATGGATTGAAATGTGTGCCATTACTCTCCAGGCGTTATCGGTTATTCACTGTCATTTATGAGCTCTTTATCAGCTCTGCTAATTGACCATATTGGAAAtgaaaaactataaatatatagCATCATTTGTCAAGGTACAAATCGTTCCCCTggatgatgaaataaaataacacacaggCCCAGATGGTCCAATAACAACAGGTAGTGAAAATCCTGATTTTTTTACATGGAATAACAGCTGAGGGTGGTGCaagtaaaacatttaacacTGAATCACAAACATGCTGGGTTCTCAACACCGCCCACCAGCCAAACACTGGCAAAATGATATCGAGACTGGCCAGCAGTTTAAAAGAAACTCAAGTATTTATCTGGAAGTTCCTCCTATTCAAAAATCACACCCTGCGTTGAAACTGTGAAAACGGTAAGTTACAGTACTTCAGTAAGCCGACAGTTATGAAAGCATCAGCGCTCACACCTGAGGAGGCATGTAAATGAAATAAGACGGAACTTCACACAGACTTATCCACGTTTTATTTGAGCTGTTATGTAAACTACAAGCAATCATTTGGATGTAGATTATATAAGTCATTAAAGCCTGCTTTCCATCTGCTCCTCTTCTCTGGTAGGGATTGTCTGCGGAGGTACTGGCAGCAGGGAGACTGAGGTATCTCGAGGAGTTTGTATTAAGAATTGGCCTCAGTTATGACAGGGCTCATAATTCCAGATGTATGAAAGACCTCCCAGTGATGACAAGGCACAGCGAGGCTTAGTGGGGCATTCAGAGATAGTCCTGTAACACAGCACTCCTACCTGCTGACTTAAATTATTCAAGGTGTTAGAGTGAGACAGCTCTGCCCCCAGCTGAAAGGAtgacaacatgaaaacacatagAGTACCATAAGCCTATACTTCTTTTAATGTAGTAATTAAATTAGTTGCAACCATAGAAGATACAtgtttaaaatcatgttttaaattaGTTAAcgttttcaagtctgtcttaaaacaatagtcaggttttcttgccataatcattcctcctgttcatactgaccattaaattcccttcataatgcactttcaatgtaagtgaaggGGAggaatgaacaggaggaatgattacagcgatgAAAACCTCTTTTCACTGTTcatgtggacacctgactgttgttttaagacagacttgatcaattgtgaacccatcctttaaatgACATGTAGCAGTGAAGTGCATAAATCGTCAGCAGTGAGGGCTGTCTAGCTGTTAATTGTCACAGCTGTGTGATATAAAGATCCGTCCGTAAAGATTAAGAACATGTTTTACCTGAATGCTTCAGCATAAAGCATAAAGAAAGCATACCTGAGCGAAAAAAGGTGTCGTTTCTTCAGATAACGGTTGAACGTCTCATGTTTGACGTTATAGTTAATTTAAAACggataaaatgtatttcatacataaaaatatcCCAATTTAACAGTcatttgtctaaaaaaaaaccatttTGCATCATCCTCATTCGACTCGCAAAATTGTTACTGTGAGTCTGAGTTTCACTAAAAACAATTTGCTAAAAGCTTTGTTAGCTAAGTTCAAATGAACACGTAACCGTTACTCACCCATTAGTTTTTTCTCTTTGAAGTCTCCGCTACATTTTGATAAACTGCTgagattttctttgtttctatTGTCAAGATTAGTGAGAAAATCTGAGAGCAGGTCATAAGAGGCTTCCCGAAACTTGATATTTGTACTTTGGCGTGGagaacaaaaaaatcttttcgCCATTTAAGTTACACTGACTAAGCACAAGGtgcacttttaaaaacagtttggaGTTCGGTATAGTTAGGAGTATGTTCACTTTTGTCAACAGTTgatacagaaatacatttaacaacaacaaaaaacaaacaaactgagacTTGTATTTTCCTGAAGATGGCGCTATTCCCGCAGGTTTCATCCGAGCGTCGCCTCGTAGGAACCAAACGAACGAAAGCTGGCACCGGGACTCATTTTGATGTTACACACTCCTGTTTCCGCCCAGCACAGATCTCACAACATACGGATCAGATTCTCAATGAGCATCGGACGCTAGATCTTATTCTTTTAGATTTTCTTCCAGCTCTCccgtattttttttttaatgtatcatGTTAAAACCATTAACTATCTTCaaccaaaacataaaacataagtAACAAgtaacaacaataatgtaacaaacgacaaagacattaaaggaaaatattTGAATCTTTACACATTTCTACTGTTTTAATTGCTTTTCTTCAGTCCATATAATGTTTCAATTTAGTCCCCGATTTCtattttgaattgttttatgTGTGGTTTCTTTTTAGTTCATTTGCATTTGTGATTGTAATATTTCCATATAAGATAAAGAGGTTCAAAATAAACAGTCTTTCACAATCAGTATCATTCTTATCACAAAAAAATAGCTCTACTGTATTGTGGTCATGGGGTTCGTGCATGAAGTATAATTCATTTGCAGTTATTCACGTTGTATAATGAAAAACCCAATTTTTCGGGGTATTTCCAGATTTCATTGTCTTAAGAGGTACAATACAATTCAGCGCGCTTAAATGTCTGCTTGTTCCATTATTCAACGTGTACCGTGGATGtataccatggatgtataaagagaaggGTTagaaggtttttgtttttacatccaTATTGGGTGAACAGGGAAGCAACTGTAGCCCCCTTTTTTAGGTAGTCTGCCAACTGTAGACAATGCAAGAGGAGGATGATCTTAAATATACAGCAAACGCAGCCAAGGAGTTTTTATGACCCAGCAGTGGGATGCTCCTCACTGGCATTGTCATCACCTGACCTCAGTCCAGCTGAGCAGGTGTGTCACTCGCCGAAAAATCTGACCAAAGGCAGAAGTCCAGTTTATAGTTCAGGTCTGACACAGAATCCCCAGGGGAGATAtaagtgttgtgttgtgttgtgttgtgctcTGAAGCTAACAGTTAGCCACGGTGGTGGGCAGGTAAATAATTTAAACTGTGTTTGGTTGGAGAGGCTAACTGGATAAAGTCATGCACACAACAAGACAAGCAGACCACGAACATAAAAGTTGGACTCAGCTGTACGTAACGTCGATGTGTACAGCATACATTTTACATAGTTTTATCTCCAAGGTGTGTAAAAGAAGTTATGAATCATTGTCATTATTTagtctatttgtttatttatttagtgtaGCTCTCCTTAAATTGAGATGCGGCCGACACGCAAAACGCgcaacttttactttgaaggcAAGCTGTCTCTGTTTCCGGCTCCCGACTTCCTGTTTCAATTTTCTTTATACAACTTGGATAATGGAACAAGCGGACACTGTAGCGCGCTGAACTGTATCGTACTTCTTAAGACAATGAAATCTGGAAATTTTCATTACTCAACGTGAACAACTGCAAATTAATTATACTTCATGCGCGGACCTCATATATTGTGGTGGATACTTGTTTTGTGCGTGACGTAACATGCACAATTGTTTCGTTGAATaaagttttgtatttaaaaaaaaaaaaaaaaaacacctcattGACTGCTGCAGACATGGCTGACAAGACACCGAAGGAGTCCGATGCTCCCTTTGCGACCAGGATAGACCCGATTAAAGAGGGTCTTTCTAAAGAGCAGA
This sequence is a window from Thunnus albacares chromosome 20, fThuAlb1.1, whole genome shotgun sequence. Protein-coding genes within it:
- the cntd1 gene encoding cyclin N-terminal domain-containing protein 1, with the translated sequence MAKRFFCSPRQSTNIKFREASYDLLSDFLTNLDNRNKENLSSLSKCSGDFKEKKLMEFTFLITKELSLDPLVGYHAIELLQRFMVKHLTDLFTTPIPQGAAAEEPRSYDDAVFDKLKEKFPLIVFSCVQLASKLSLHSHMINNNAAVRFLHSIGHSVSKQTVMESELMVLKGLGFRLNATNPLMYVEILLEVLGHNDPSVPVEHLYHLCHHVLQFISLRRTAIYDSLLMITTQCLSPPREQREKFVTVTEDCMLLGVGVIAVATFILYVRKWEQVVRELSHITGISRRSISDLAHVTLMHIVGTSCPLTST